Genomic segment of Arachis stenosperma cultivar V10309 chromosome 4, arast.V10309.gnm1.PFL2, whole genome shotgun sequence:
atctcttatatattatttaattataaatttattttttattttataaattattattttatcattcatctatcatgtttattaataataaaaaactaaaacaataacaaattagatttttcattaatcataataaatattttgtaatCTTATTGATCTGTTATATACGTATTCGATTGGAAAAATCGTGtttattagaaatttaattaattgaaattgatacacaatcgattgaattttgcAAGACATGTGGGatttttcttattcaatcaaTTGGTCAtattacccaatcgattgaaatcaTCAAAGCAATCTGGGTTTAGTTAATTCAATTGATTGGTTCtgttacccaatcgattgacTTTTGCTACTagaataatatataaaagtttaaTCGATTGGTATGATAATACAATCGATTGAAGTTTGCATGCGACTAATAGTATTTTCCAgttcaatcgattggtatgAGCATTCAATCGATTTAAATGTACGTAAATAAGGTTTTTTTCCTGCATTCAATCGATTAATATGATaatacaatcgattgaattttgataTGCGTTATCTATTAAGCCTGATAACCATTTGTGTTCACCATTCCTccccattttaaattttacaacTCCATTTTTGCATaacctctcttctttctctaaaTTCAGaaaacttctcttcttcttctccaatctcatCAACATCCACTCCAAACTACATACCTATTATTAATCATCATCCAAATCCCCTACAAAACTCACCAAACCAATATCCCCAAAATGGCCACAACTAAAAATACAGAAAGAGCTAGGGTTGAGGGTGAAAGTTCTGCATTCACTAATTTATAACCTTaatattaaagaaaagataagattagagtttctaaatcaaaataaaaacttaaaaattgaagaTAAGATTTCAAAAATAAGATAGAtggataataaaataataatttataaatacgAGTAGAAAAATTGAGAACGACATAACATATAACGTAGTGAACAATTCAATCAATTGGATAAcacaaccaatcgattgaattgtgaAAATCCATATTGCTTTGAAGACTTAAATCGATTGGGTAACACAACGATTGGGTAAcacaaccaatcgattgaattgtgaGACCTTATATTGCTTTGAAGCAATCGATTGGATAACATGAACAATcgattaaattagaaaaaaaatccaCATTCTAAACATCGTTCAATCGATTGTGTAAAAGTTACAATagattgatttttgaaaaaaacatACTATCGTCTaacattcaatcgattgttttgtggAAACTTGAattccaatcgattgaattatagaaaatctaaaattcaatcgattgttttattaatccaatcgattgattttATAAGAAACACGTTTTCACAACCTTCTACAGATGTAACGGatcaaagataaaattttaatcgATTAGGATTGCCAAAAAATTATTACGATTAATAAAAGATCTAAttcattattgtttttgtttttaattatgatagatgaatgataaaataataatttataaaataaaaaataaattttataattaaataatatatataagagattaatttataattaaaattaaataaaaattatttaacagttattaaaaaattttaaaaacatgttttGTTATAAAAGTATTTAATAGCCTAAACGTCTTAATCAAATCCTTTGCCGGGCTAAAGGTGCTGAGGAAGGATTATAATTAGGACCGGTGGTGAGTtgagaataaaagaaaaatgattaAGTTGGGGTGCTTAAAGTATTGTTATCCAAAAATTAGagaaatatattttaaaattaaaattaacgtTAGAAACGATTTTGAAGCTAATGTAACGTTAGAAATGATTTCGATTTTCAACCaacactataaaaaataaaataatactaaacCCTTGTTCAAATCTTCTCAGACTAGACTTGATCATTACTAGATTAGGGTATAGAAATACAATGATTTTGTATGTGATATACATGTATAAAAATCTAAGATCTAGTTCTAAAATATTATCTAATGTACGAACTCCATAAAATTTGCTTCGTAATCTAgtataataatacaaaataattatataacagatattatatttaattaacaatAATTTTAATTCAACAAATTCCAAATCCTAGTTTTGTTTCATATATGACATAGGGTATTAAACttgttttcattattttctgtttttaaaattttataaaagaaaaattataaataataatatcaacaaATCCTATTTTAACTAGTATCAAATTTTtgttatcataaaaaaaatcgaaaaataaaaataaaaaacaagaaaaataaaaataagaaacacCAATTAAACCCTAAATATTTTACATCTTTTGGTGATTGTCTGAATTAGAAATTGAATCCTCGCTCTCTTAATTCACGCGAATGAATGATATACAAAATTAAGACGAGCAACTAGTAACTAGAAATGGTTTTATAATTTATAGtttaagatttagaatttaaaaaatatgctgaatgttttattttttctaaagtGCATTAGTTTTCGCCAAAAATTAATAGcttaatataaaaattactaTAATAATTCATAAATGAATAACATTATTAAAAGAATGGCACAGGTAAATAATTTGGGGAAAAAATGACATTTTAATAATGCCAAATAAATTGATGGAAAGCTCCTCAAttgtttgaatctttgatttaTTTGGATGTTAGCCACACAACGAAAAAGTGtcgaaaattaaactaaattgataaatttttataaatatatttagttGGTATTTAGACATGCCAAATATCATATATATTGGCAGTTAATATTTTATATCGTTAATCGTTGACAGAAATTATTAATGGAGTGAcgaaaagacaaaaatatttaatttgtaatatttaaataatcaatttaattgataaaatctttcaaaaacaAATTGAAGAACAAATTGAAGAACGATTCATCATTCAAGAACTAATTTACCCATTAACCTATTAGGAATACAAGGTCTTTTAACTGATATTCTCACGGTGCAAGACCAAAGAAAGAACAAACCAGCTAAATCAAAATATATgccaccaaaaataaaataaaataaaataaaaaagggtaTAAACTTATCTTTAAAAGGCCTTAGAGCAGTTTTGTGATGTTCTCACTCCTCAATATGGCTTCCATCCACATCATCAATGTAAAAAATTTCAACTGAGTATCCgtttttcttaaattttaacCATAAAATATTTGCAATTGTGTGGTATCTCTAGCTGAAATAAATTTATGTCAAAACGCAAAACATTGAGAGAAAAAGTATACACTGATACACCATTATGAGATGACTAACATGTAGCGAATGAATGACAAAAATGTCATTTGCACAGAGGCTGtgtaaaaaggaaaaaatgagTTGCATATATGATATGATCATAACACCTCTAACAAAAGtctttctcttcctttttcaaataTCACTCACAGGTTTCGAGCTTTACAGTTTACATATGCACAATGCAAAAATGGAATGGTAAAAAACGAATGACTTACTCCAACGCGACTACTTGTATTTTTCCATTATCTTTCTAGCTTCTTCCACAGGATCATCCATAGGCGGAGAGGAGCTGGTTCCTCCATTGCCTCTATCTTTAGGTCCTTGATCTTTATTGAATGCGAGGAAAGCGAAGTAAGCAAGTCCCATTGTGGCCTGTCATCCAGCCATTTACTAGTTAGAAAGCAATAAACCTTGGAATGGTAATCATAAGTAAACCGTGTGGAATATATGATTACAGCACAATTATTGTTGCATAGAAAACCTTATAAATAATAGAATTATAAATAATTCCTAGGAATTTTAAGATGGGAATATCATATTCCCATGTTTGGTTCAAAGTTTGAAAAGCTATTCCTAAGCAAGTTTAATTCCCGGGAATCAAAATACCATCATTTCAATTCCCACCTTCTCCTTGGGTATCTTTAATTCCCATGAGAATGGAATCTTTGTAACAAAGTAATACTTGAACCACACACACCCATAAAGGACTCAAAATATggatttttttctctcttttttcttctcttcttttattcctttttcaCCCTTTGAGCAATAGTTAAATTGTCTTCATGTGAACTGAAGGTCATGGATTTAAGTCTTGGAATCAACCCCTGATATTTGCATCAGGTTAGTCTAGCTACATCACACAGTTTGAGTGGGGTCTTTCCCAGACCCTGCCTAATATGGGATGCTTTTGCATTGCGCTGtccttttttattctttttcacCCAGGATGGAAAGAAAAAGGGAGCCAGGGGGCAACAGCGTGGGGAAATGATATTCTCGTATGTAGGGAGAAAGAATGTTGAGCAGTAAAAACTCCATGGCAATCCTCTTcactaatttataatttaaaattaaattgctAGGTCATGGAAGTTATCACATACTTTCAATTTTAGTTTTGAAGAGCCGAAAAATTGATTTAGATTTGGCAGAGCTATGTTCTGATATTTTGAGGCTATCTTCCTTGGATTCCAAACCAAGAGACTAAACAATTCAAAACAAAAGCTTCAAAAGAGAGGCAACACAAAAGAACAGTGGTCTACAGGGATCATTACATAAACCAGCATAATAAATTTAGGCATCTCTATGCAACAATATTTTGGtcttattttcattcaaaattCTGGAAAGACAATGAAATTGCAACCCAAGATGGACATGTAAACAAATCCTACACATCACGTCACTATTGATTGAACCATGCATGATAATTCTCTATATGTCAATTAAATACAAGACATACAAAACTACTATATATGGCTTCATTTGATTTCAATTCATTCTAAGTTTAACTTTTCCCCCAATAAAATTAGTTCAGCTAGCTGTGTGATGCGAGTAATGATAGAATCTCCACATTAGTGTGAAACAGTATCCCTCTTGATGAATGGAGATAATAATTTGTCCTAAAAGCTAATAGGACGATACTAACTTGATTTTGGCATAGCCGAATTAATGTATTGATCTAGTGAACTGTAACCTAGATTATTATATTTCTAACTCTCATGATATAAATGACTTGTACAAACAATATCAATGGAACTTTAATTTGATgaatgcttttattttttaaagaaggAAAGCTTACCAAAGCAAAGAACACCGTAGAGAGGACAGACTTGAGCACAAAAAGCAAGAGAGTCAAAGCCACAATTCCAACTGAAATCCTTGCTATTGGTCTTGGTACAGAATTCTATCATCAAGTAACAGAATCAAAGAAAAGTGAGATGTAGAAAACATGGACCAAAATGGATGAGTGGATGACACAAAGTTGAAAGGGCAGTTCTGACTTACGGGAACCAGATTAGCACCTGCCTCAATTCCATCCCTACCGACATTCCATGCAGTCTGCAGAACTACCTTGCAATCAACATGACAGATTATAAAAGAGTAACAATTAGACTTCTTGGACAACCTAAGAATGTGGCAAAAGGATAGTTTATAAATGTTTTCAATACTGAGGgagaaaatatatataaatattggAAGACACTTGCAGCATGTAAAGACCCTAAATCATAAAGTGTTATTTTTTCTCTCATGAACAAAGGCATCAGAGATTATGGGGGCACCACAAGATTTCTTGAAATGacttgatttttttaaattgaaaaaaaaaaaaaaactaaagtaGTGGCACAAAAAATGAGTTGGTAATTATGTTGCAAACTTGAAAAACTGATTTGGTCACAAAAATATTTAGAGCATTAATGCAGCAGAGACAGTAATCATTGAGGAACTGATTTAAGggtttattcttaaaataacagaaaagaaagaaaatcatcTGAACATCGTGTTTAAGATGCAATTTAACGCAGTCACCTGTGAAAATAAAAAGCGGGTATCATTCACTTCAATTTAACCAACAAATTGGCAAAGTAGATAAAGCATAGAGTAAATATCTTTTCCTCTCTCAACATTTGCACAAAGGACAATATGCCCTCCACAATTCGAAAATCCCTCATCAGTTCTAACCATCCAAGTAATTTATCTAAGCATCCCTAGTAAACGTTGACCTGCTAATGTATCAGGAGTGCTTAGACCAATAACAAGGATCGCTTAGACCAGTCACATGGTTGAGGACTGATtagtaattttcaaaatgtGGAGGAGAGCTTTGTCTTTCGGCAAATAAACTGGAAAGGGAATTTACGCTAAAACATACTATGAAGCAGTATGGATTAGTAACTAGCTAAATTCAACATGACATGTAATATCCTTGTTAATTTACTTTTCATTCATCAATTCAATACTCGCAGTCTCTTCACCTTTATCCGCTAGTCATTACCCATTCGTGACGCAAACTGTTTTCATTAAACTCTCTGTTACCATTAAAACTAGCAATGCTAACAAACATTTGCGAGGTGTTAAATAAGAAAACATTATGTTCAACTTATctaatcattaaaaaattaaattaaaaaaatcaacacAAATGATGGCAGTACTCAATATAAAACAATACCTGAAAGCAACtgaaaagtgaaaaataattctaaaaaaaatagtcAAACTTGGAGACTAACCTCTGAAGAAATTGGACTGTGCTGCAAAAACAACAAAACTGGAGCGAGGTTTCTGGGCCGTAGAAATCTTGAAGTGAGTATTGGAGGGGAAAGATTTCTTATTCAACTTCAAATTGGAATTAGGAGAGTGAAACCGAAGAGGCGTATAAGCCAAGTTTCGATTCTGAGAGCAATTTGGAGAACAGGAAGGAGGCGAACAAAAGTTGTGAATAAAAACCGAAGTAGACATTCTTTTCCTTCTCTCAATTCTGTCTCTCAAATGTATTAAATGGATAGAAAAAGTAAAACACAGGCTAAGCTTTAAGGTTTAGGTTAAGTGCAACGAAAGAGAAGGATAATGGGTTTTGAAGGGTGGTTTTTCAAGTATGGTAGTGATTAGCGAAGAAGATTTGCTTTCCTGGAAGGAAGTGAAGATTTTATTATTGCTTATCCTAGAAGAagggattttttttaaataaataaaataaatatattaattattgaaatatgtatttttcatcttttttacCGAAAAACATCACTTcatttatctcgtttacactgtaaataagataagattaaaaatacatgtttaattataatatttacagtataaacgagataCGTTAAGACAAATTTTTAGCAGCTATAAAAAAATGTGCAACTCTTGGTATCCTCCATAAACATTTCACTACTTCTTTGTTATTTATTCTTCCCGAAAATAAGCCAAAATGTCTAATAGTAGTGGTTTCTTGGTTGTAAGTGTATATCCCAATTGCCGTGTGAGAAATAGTGATAATGGGGTAACATTTGAGTGTGAGAATCTCATTCTGTTGCGTACCCGGCGAGTAAGCTCGTTGGCAGAATTGAAGAGTCTGTTATTGATTAGCGTCAGTGGGAGTGAGAGAAAAGAAATCGGAAGGATGGGGTATAGGTTGCTAGCACCGATAGGAAATGGAGTTTTTCAGTTCCATCTGTTTTGACTCCATGGAGACGAGCATGTGCGGCTGATGTTTGACATCTGTGGGAGAATCATGGCAGAGCAAGTGATTGAGCTTTGTGCAGAGGTTGGCACCACCACCAATTCATGTTGCCAGTCCAGTGGAAGATATTAAGGTCAACGGTGAGGAGTCGGATGAGGAGTATATTGCGGATAGCAATGAGACTAATTCCTCTGAGGATGATGATGACGAAGAGTTTTTACCAGAGTCCTCGATTGAACCAGACTGTAGGTATCTTTTGCCTCCCCGCGTCCAATTTTGGCCTTGTCATCTGTACCCAGTCACTATGGTACATTGGATCTAGATGTGATGCACGAGTAGAACCCATTTTCTAACACGGGTGAGGAGGATTACAACATGGACGATGGCGTGGAGTTTAGGGTTGGCCATAGATTCAAAAGCAGACATGTGCCTCTTCTTCAGACACACAGCGTCGGATTATTCCATCTgagcatctcttaaagagatatggttcatcccataaGTAGAATTTTGCatcatgcatgagttttcgGGCTTGCTGCCTGGTAAAGTCCTTGGGAATGAACCGTATAGCcatgtagtttgcaatgtctgcaaaccaaggtaCTGTCCGGATGGCatagagttgctcatctggaaaggatTCGAATATGTCAGTGGAGGGAGAAGAAGTCCCTGCTACTGGCTCAATCCGGGACAAGTGATCAGTCACCTGATTTTTTACCCCTTTTCTGTCTCtaatttctatatcaaactcttgcaggaGTAATACCCATTAGGTTTAGAATCCTGTTTAGTGAGTAGATACTTTAGAGCATCTTGGTCAGTAAAAATAATGACCTTAGATCCTACTAGgtatctgaacttgtcaatggcataaaccactgcaagaaGCTCCTTTTCTTTAGTAGTGTAGTTTTTTGTGCATCATTTAATACACGACTAGCATAGTAATGACATGTAGAAGCTTGTCATGTCTCTGACCTAGGACTGCGCCAATTGCATgatcacttgcatcacacattagCTCAAATGGCAAGTCCCAGTTGGGTGCAGAGATGATAGGAGCAGTGACAAGCTTGGCTTTTAGAGTTTCGAAGGCATGCATGCATTCTTGGTCAAAGACGAATGGAACATCAGTGGCCAAGAGATTACACAGG
This window contains:
- the LOC130973692 gene encoding uncharacterized protein LOC130973692 translates to MSTSVFIHNFCSPPSCSPNCSQNRNLAYTPLRFHSPNSNLKLNKKSFPSNTHFKISTAQKPRSSFVVFAAQSNFFRVLQTAWNVGRDGIEAGANLVPNSVPRPIARISVGIVALTLLLFVLKSVLSTVFFALATMGLAYFAFLAFNKDQGPKDRGNGGTSSSPPMDDPVEEARKIMEKYK